In Bradyrhizobium sp. G127, one genomic interval encodes:
- the phaP gene encoding TIGR01841 family phasin (Members of this family are phasins (small proteins associated with inclusions such as PHA granules). Note that several different families of phasins have been named PhaP despite very little sequence similarity to each other.) has translation MAVTAPPFIEMLRKFGSDLNLPRLQIDKVIESHRKNIEAIGSSAGALSEGAKSIAEKQREVLESMLREASTMVRDFKPDGGVATIIPRQVEFARKAFDFTVQNAREIAELANKSTAEALKILQDRMQTGLTEIRESVAKGSSEDRP, from the coding sequence ATGGCCGTGACCGCACCGCCTTTCATCGAGATGCTTCGGAAATTCGGCTCCGATCTCAACCTGCCAAGGCTCCAGATCGACAAGGTCATTGAGAGCCATCGCAAAAATATCGAAGCCATCGGAAGTTCGGCGGGAGCGTTGTCCGAAGGTGCCAAATCGATCGCGGAAAAGCAGCGGGAGGTTCTTGAGAGCATGCTCCGCGAGGCGTCCACTATGGTTCGGGATTTCAAGCCGGACGGTGGGGTAGCCACAATCATTCCTCGCCAGGTTGAATTTGCCAGGAAGGCCTTCGACTTTACCGTTCAGAACGCCCGCGAAATTGCCGAATTGGCCAATAAATCGACGGCGGAGGCACTAAAGATTCTGCAGGACCGCATGCAAACCGGCCTGACAGAAATCCGCGAGAGCGTCGCAAAGGGATCATCGGAAGACCGCCCCTGA
- a CDS encoding ABC transporter substrate-binding protein, with protein MKAIVTIGGTAVFSLMLASGTLAQTKNYGPGVTDTEVKIGQTMPYSGPASSFAAIGKSMAAYFEKVNAEGGVNGRKINLVSLDDGYSPPKAVEQTRRLVESEEVLAIVGTFGSPTNFAIQKYLNVKKVPGLFLGTGADRISQPETYPWSMGWQPNNHAKGVIYAKYVLKERPNSKVAILYQNDDFGKDYAKGFRDGLGAKAASMIVKEISYELAEPTIDSQILVLKATGADVFLNLSTPKFSAQAIKKMAEIKWDALHLLSDASGSLASVLIPAGLENSKGVITVAFRKDPNDPAWRDDEGMKAYLAFMKKYMPDSNPSETYHVFGYATAQTFIHVLEKCGSDLTRENLMKQAASIKDLLLPIMLPGILLNTSATRFTPMTQEQIMQFDGVKWVPVGGVIDAEK; from the coding sequence ATGAAGGCAATCGTAACAATCGGGGGGACGGCCGTCTTCAGCCTGATGCTGGCAAGCGGGACGCTCGCGCAGACCAAGAACTACGGCCCCGGCGTCACGGACACAGAGGTCAAGATCGGGCAGACCATGCCGTACAGCGGCCCGGCTTCGAGCTTTGCCGCGATCGGCAAGTCGATGGCTGCGTATTTCGAGAAGGTCAACGCCGAGGGCGGAGTCAATGGACGCAAGATCAATCTCGTCTCTCTCGATGACGGCTACAGCCCGCCGAAGGCCGTGGAGCAGACGCGCCGACTGGTTGAGAGCGAAGAGGTGCTGGCCATCGTTGGCACCTTCGGTTCTCCGACGAATTTCGCCATCCAGAAATACCTGAACGTCAAGAAAGTGCCCGGATTGTTCCTGGGGACCGGCGCTGATCGAATCTCGCAGCCGGAGACTTATCCCTGGTCGATGGGATGGCAACCCAACAACCACGCCAAAGGCGTGATCTATGCTAAATACGTTCTCAAGGAGCGGCCGAACTCAAAGGTCGCCATCCTCTATCAGAACGATGATTTCGGCAAAGACTATGCGAAAGGATTCCGCGACGGATTGGGAGCCAAGGCTGCCTCGATGATCGTCAAGGAAATCAGCTACGAACTGGCTGAGCCGACCATCGATTCTCAAATTCTGGTTCTGAAAGCCACCGGCGCGGATGTTTTTCTCAATCTGTCGACCCCGAAATTTTCAGCCCAGGCCATCAAGAAAATGGCTGAAATCAAGTGGGATGCTCTGCATCTGCTGAGCGATGCGTCCGGTTCGCTGGCCAGCGTACTGATACCGGCAGGCCTGGAAAATTCAAAGGGCGTCATCACTGTGGCCTTTCGCAAGGACCCGAACGATCCTGCGTGGAGGGATGACGAAGGAATGAAGGCGTATCTGGCGTTCATGAAGAAATATATGCCCGACAGTAACCCGTCCGAGACCTATCACGTGTTCGGCTATGCAACGGCTCAGACATTTATCCACGTGCTGGAGAAGTGCGGAAGCGATCTAACCCGGGAAAATCTGATGAAGCAGGCGGCAAGCATCAAGGATCTGCTCCTTCCCATCATGCTGCCCGGTATTTTGCTGAACACCAGTGCGACACGCTTTACGCCGATGACGCAGGAACAGATCATGCAGTTCGACGGCGTGAAGTGGGTCCCAGTGGGCGGAGTGATCGACGCCGAGAAATGA
- a CDS encoding cation-translocating P-type ATPase encodes MSCCAPSAELALATIDPHIADEEMLLASRIVDNGIRQTDLSVPSIHCGGCIQAIEAALGALPGVERARVNLSTRRVAIRWEAEKPPPPFIATLDKIGYHAHLSDLGSDLKDETLTELIRALAVAGFAASNIMMLSVSVWAGAEPATRDLFHWLSALIACPALIYSGRIFFQSAWHSLRHGQTNMDVPISIGVLLAFGMSLYETMHQGVHAYFDASITLLFFLLIGRTLDHMMRERARTAVKGLARLAARGALVVHDDGTHSYLPVGEIQPGMTILLPAGERVPVDAEVMQGQSEIDCALVSGESLPRPAVAGSALSAGTLNLTGPLTIVATAAAKDSFLAEMVRMMEAAEAGRSVYRRIADRAARLYAPVVHLTAFLTFMGWMIATGDAHRAVTIAIAVLIITCPCALGLAVPMVQVVAARRLFENGIMIKDGGALERLAEIDTVVFDKTGTLTLDRLKLASRDRIDPSALTVAASIAAHSRHPYSRALAAAGRDKGLAPLVLTDISETPGAGLEAHIDGTVYRLGRPDWTLSDASTDAAGAGVVLSEGGQLRAAFHFESELRPDVQQSIAEVSSQGCGVEIMSGDRDEPVRRLSAALDVPYLAGVSPAGKTQHIAELTASGRRVLMVGDGLNDTPALAAAHASMAPASAADVSRSAADLVFLRNSLTAVPQAIVVARNASQLVRQNLILAVGYNAIAVPIAILGHVTPLIAAVAMSASSIIVIANALRLTGPRPGKKFRTDDSLPQNSLRSLRVEEAR; translated from the coding sequence ATGAGTTGCTGCGCACCTAGCGCTGAACTTGCTCTCGCGACGATTGATCCGCACATCGCGGATGAAGAGATGTTGCTCGCGAGCCGGATCGTCGACAACGGCATCCGCCAGACCGATCTTTCCGTGCCGTCAATTCACTGCGGCGGTTGCATTCAGGCCATCGAGGCGGCGCTCGGCGCGCTTCCGGGCGTTGAGCGGGCCCGCGTCAACCTGTCAACCAGACGCGTTGCGATTCGCTGGGAAGCCGAGAAACCGCCGCCGCCATTCATCGCGACCCTCGATAAAATCGGCTATCACGCCCACCTCAGTGACCTCGGTTCGGACCTCAAGGACGAAACGCTGACGGAGTTGATACGCGCGCTCGCGGTTGCCGGCTTTGCCGCCAGCAATATCATGATGTTGTCGGTGTCGGTCTGGGCTGGTGCCGAGCCGGCCACACGCGATTTGTTTCATTGGCTTTCGGCGTTGATCGCCTGTCCGGCGCTGATCTACTCGGGCCGCATATTCTTTCAATCCGCGTGGCATAGCCTGCGTCATGGCCAGACCAACATGGACGTTCCGATTTCGATCGGCGTTCTGCTCGCATTCGGGATGAGCCTTTACGAGACAATGCATCAGGGAGTGCATGCGTATTTCGATGCGTCTATCACTCTGCTGTTCTTCCTCCTGATCGGCCGAACGCTCGATCACATGATGCGGGAGCGCGCACGAACCGCGGTAAAGGGATTGGCACGCCTCGCCGCCCGCGGCGCGCTCGTCGTGCATGACGACGGAACTCACAGCTATCTGCCGGTCGGGGAAATTCAGCCTGGCATGACAATTCTCCTGCCCGCAGGCGAGCGCGTTCCGGTCGACGCCGAAGTCATGCAGGGGCAATCCGAAATCGACTGCGCTCTCGTGAGCGGCGAAAGCCTGCCGCGGCCAGCCGTAGCAGGTTCGGCACTTTCTGCCGGCACATTGAACCTGACCGGCCCGTTGACCATTGTTGCGACAGCGGCAGCAAAGGATTCGTTCCTCGCGGAAATGGTGCGAATGATGGAAGCGGCCGAAGCCGGCCGTTCGGTCTATCGGCGCATCGCCGACCGCGCGGCACGTCTGTATGCACCTGTGGTGCATCTCACCGCATTTCTGACGTTCATGGGCTGGATGATCGCCACTGGAGACGCGCATCGCGCCGTGACCATTGCCATCGCGGTCCTCATTATCACCTGCCCCTGCGCGCTCGGTCTTGCCGTCCCCATGGTCCAGGTTGTCGCCGCCCGCCGCCTGTTCGAGAATGGCATCATGATCAAGGACGGCGGCGCGCTGGAGCGCCTCGCCGAAATCGATACCGTGGTTTTCGACAAGACAGGCACATTGACCCTCGATCGCCTGAAACTCGCGAGCCGCGATCGAATCGACCCCTCGGCACTAACCGTCGCGGCCTCAATCGCAGCGCACTCCCGCCATCCCTACTCGCGAGCCCTTGCCGCCGCCGGCCGGGACAAGGGTCTTGCGCCCTTAGTTTTGACCGACATCTCGGAGACTCCCGGAGCCGGACTGGAAGCACATATCGACGGAACCGTGTACCGGCTGGGACGGCCCGATTGGACTCTGAGCGATGCGTCCACAGATGCTGCTGGCGCCGGCGTCGTTCTGTCGGAAGGAGGGCAACTACGCGCCGCTTTCCATTTTGAGAGCGAGCTACGGCCGGATGTGCAGCAGAGCATTGCCGAGGTTTCGTCTCAAGGGTGCGGCGTCGAGATCATGTCCGGGGACCGTGACGAACCTGTCCGCCGTCTTTCCGCCGCGCTTGATGTCCCCTACCTCGCAGGCGTTTCGCCCGCAGGAAAAACCCAGCATATCGCGGAATTGACCGCCTCTGGCCGTCGTGTGCTGATGGTCGGCGATGGCCTGAACGACACGCCAGCGCTTGCTGCGGCGCATGCCTCGATGGCGCCGGCCTCCGCCGCCGATGTGAGCCGAAGCGCCGCCGATCTAGTGTTCCTGCGCAACAGCTTAACGGCGGTGCCGCAAGCCATCGTCGTCGCACGCAATGCGAGCCAGCTTGTGCGGCAAAATCTTATTCTTGCCGTAGGCTACAATGCGATTGCCGTTCCGATTGCGATCCTCGGGCATGTCACGCCGCTGATCGCCGCTGTGGCGATGTCGGCGTCTTCCATCATCGTGATCGCCAACGCGTTGCGCCTGACGGGACCACGCCCGGGCAAGAAATTCCGGACGGACGATTCCCTCCCGCAAAATTCCCTACGCTCGCTTCGCGTGGAGGAGGCCAGATGA
- a CDS encoding 2-hydroxy-3-oxopropionate reductase yields MTDIGFIGLGIMGRPMAGHLQTAGHRLHVLETSAAAKDLVAAGAIACKSGKEIAEKSSVVIVMVPDTPDVESVLFKAGGVAEGLSTGKTVVDMSSISPIATKEFAKQINALGADYLDAPVSGGEVGAKAASLTIMVGGPQKAFDAVKPLFEKMGKNITLIGGNGDGQTTKVANQIIVALTIEAVAEGLLFASKAGADPALVRQALMGGLATSRILELHGERMIKRTFNPGFRIELHQKDLNLALEGARALGLSLPSTSMAQQLFNSCTAQGGKAWDHSAMVKALETMANHEVAKA; encoded by the coding sequence ATGACCGATATCGGTTTCATCGGGCTTGGAATCATGGGACGACCCATGGCGGGTCACCTGCAAACCGCGGGTCATCGCCTGCATGTGCTGGAGACATCGGCCGCCGCGAAGGATCTTGTCGCTGCTGGTGCAATTGCATGCAAGTCCGGCAAAGAGATCGCCGAAAAATCCAGCGTCGTCATCGTCATGGTGCCGGATACGCCCGACGTCGAGTCCGTATTGTTCAAGGCTGGCGGGGTTGCGGAAGGATTGTCGACGGGCAAGACCGTTGTCGACATGAGTTCGATCTCGCCCATCGCCACCAAGGAGTTTGCAAAGCAGATCAACGCGCTCGGTGCCGACTATCTCGATGCCCCGGTCTCCGGCGGCGAAGTCGGTGCCAAGGCGGCCTCGCTGACCATTATGGTGGGTGGTCCGCAGAAAGCATTCGATGCGGTGAAGCCGCTGTTCGAGAAGATGGGCAAGAACATCACACTGATCGGCGGCAACGGCGACGGACAGACCACAAAGGTTGCCAACCAGATTATCGTCGCACTGACCATCGAGGCTGTCGCCGAAGGCCTGTTGTTCGCTTCAAAAGCCGGTGCAGATCCAGCACTGGTACGTCAGGCGCTCATGGGGGGCCTCGCCACCTCGCGCATCCTCGAACTGCATGGCGAGCGCATGATTAAGCGGACGTTCAATCCGGGCTTCCGGATCGAACTGCACCAGAAAGACCTTAACCTCGCATTGGAGGGTGCGCGAGCGCTTGGCCTGTCGTTGCCGAGTACATCGATGGCACAGCAGCTCTTTAACTCGTGCACGGCGCAGGGAGGGAAAGCGTGGGATCACTCCGCCATGGTGAAGGCGCTGGAAACCATGGCCAACCACGAGGTGGCGAAAGCCTGA
- a CDS encoding ABC-F family ATP-binding cassette domain-containing protein: protein MIRLDNISKQNGHQILFIEASAALQKGEKIGLVGPNGSGKTTLFRMVTGQELPDEGQVSVDRGVTIGYFSQDVGEMSGRSAVSEVMEGAGPVSTVAAELKELETAMGDPDRADMDDIITRYGEVQARFEELDGYALEGRAREVLAGLSFTQEMMDGDVGALSGGWKMRVALARILLMRPDAMLLDEPSNHLDLESLIWLEEFLKSYDGLLLMTSHDREFMNRIINKVVEIDGGALTSYSGNYEFYEQQRVLAEKQQQAQFERQQAMLAKEIKFIERFKARASHAAQVQSRVKKLDKIERVEPPKRRQAVSFEFQPAPRSGEDVVSLKNIHKGYGKRRIYEGLDFSVRRRERWCVMGINGAGKSTLLKLVTGSAEPDDGTVALGGSVKMGYFAQHAMDLLDGERTVFEELEYSFPQAGQGSLRALAGCFGFSGDDVEKRCRVLSGGEKARLVMAKMLFDPPNFLVLDEPTNHLDMATKEMLITALSQYEGTMLFVSHDRHFLAALSNRVLEVTPEGIHQYGGGYTEYVARTGHEAPGLRS from the coding sequence ATGATTCGTCTCGACAACATCAGCAAGCAGAACGGCCATCAGATCCTTTTTATCGAAGCGTCCGCGGCCCTCCAGAAGGGAGAGAAGATCGGCCTCGTTGGTCCCAATGGATCGGGCAAGACAACACTCTTTCGTATGGTCACCGGCCAGGAACTCCCTGATGAGGGCCAGGTGTCCGTCGATCGCGGTGTGACCATCGGCTACTTTAGTCAGGATGTCGGCGAGATGTCGGGCCGCAGCGCCGTGTCCGAAGTGATGGAGGGGGCCGGCCCCGTGAGCACCGTGGCAGCCGAACTGAAGGAACTGGAGACTGCCATGGGTGATCCCGACCGGGCGGACATGGATGATATCATCACTCGCTATGGTGAAGTGCAGGCGCGTTTCGAGGAGTTGGACGGCTATGCGCTTGAAGGCCGCGCACGTGAGGTCCTTGCCGGCCTGAGTTTCACTCAGGAGATGATGGACGGTGACGTCGGCGCGTTGTCCGGCGGCTGGAAAATGCGCGTGGCGCTCGCCCGAATCCTGCTCATGCGCCCCGACGCAATGCTGCTCGACGAGCCGAGCAACCATCTCGATCTGGAGAGTCTCATCTGGCTGGAGGAATTTCTCAAGAGCTATGACGGCCTGTTGCTCATGACGTCGCACGACCGCGAATTCATGAACCGCATCATCAACAAGGTGGTGGAGATCGACGGCGGCGCGCTGACGTCGTACTCGGGCAACTACGAGTTTTATGAGCAGCAGCGTGTGTTGGCAGAGAAGCAGCAGCAGGCCCAGTTCGAGCGTCAACAGGCGATGCTCGCCAAGGAGATCAAGTTTATCGAACGTTTTAAGGCGCGTGCGTCTCATGCCGCGCAGGTGCAAAGCCGGGTGAAGAAGCTCGACAAGATCGAGCGGGTCGAACCGCCAAAGCGCCGGCAAGCCGTGTCCTTTGAATTTCAACCGGCTCCGCGCTCCGGCGAGGATGTCGTAAGTCTGAAGAACATTCACAAAGGCTACGGCAAGCGCAGAATCTACGAAGGACTGGATTTCTCGGTGCGCCGCAGGGAGCGCTGGTGCGTCATGGGCATCAACGGAGCAGGGAAATCCACACTGTTGAAGCTTGTGACTGGCTCCGCGGAGCCGGACGATGGCACGGTGGCCTTGGGAGGGAGCGTGAAGATGGGTTACTTCGCGCAACACGCCATGGATCTGCTGGATGGCGAACGCACGGTGTTCGAAGAGTTGGAATATTCATTTCCACAGGCGGGGCAAGGCTCGCTGCGAGCGCTGGCCGGCTGCTTTGGATTTTCCGGCGACGATGTGGAGAAGAGGTGCCGCGTTCTGTCGGGTGGTGAGAAAGCCCGGCTGGTGATGGCCAAGATGCTGTTCGATCCGCCGAATTTTCTGGTGCTTGACGAGCCAACCAACCACCTCGACATGGCGACGAAAGAGATGCTTATCACCGCGCTGTCGCAGTATGAGGGCACCATGCTGTTCGTCTCGCACGATCGGCATTTTCTCGCAGCGCTGTCCAATCGCGTGCTGGAAGTGACGCCCGAAGGCATTCATCAGTACGGTGGCGGCTATACGGAATATGTTGCGCGCACAGGCCACGAGGCGCCGGGACTGCGTAGTTAA
- a CDS encoding cyclic nucleotide-binding domain-containing protein, whose translation MSEQCTAPGSRQCNHSGNTVCADCTVRGVSVCGVLEPQELEALERISQVTIFAPKSMLFDQGTLASNVFNVTEGVVRLYKSLPDGRRQIMGFALPGDFLGLALMDRYGVTAEAITPVKVCRFMRSSFLSYIDGKPHLLRRLHEFAGHELSLAQDQMLLLGRKTAEEKVAAFLVSLQARYARLGPMSVTVPLPMGRQDIADYLGLTIETVSRTLTKLAREKTILLVPDGVRLLSSERLDELTAA comes from the coding sequence ATGTCTGAGCAATGCACGGCACCGGGAAGCCGCCAATGCAATCATAGCGGAAATACCGTGTGCGCCGACTGCACGGTTCGCGGGGTCAGCGTCTGTGGCGTTCTCGAACCGCAGGAACTCGAAGCGCTTGAGCGGATCAGCCAGGTCACGATCTTTGCGCCGAAATCTATGCTGTTCGATCAGGGCACGCTTGCCAGTAACGTGTTTAATGTCACCGAGGGGGTCGTTCGCCTCTACAAGTCGCTGCCCGACGGCCGGCGTCAGATCATGGGTTTTGCATTGCCTGGCGATTTTCTCGGGCTTGCCCTGATGGATCGCTATGGTGTGACGGCTGAAGCGATTACGCCAGTAAAGGTTTGCCGTTTTATGCGGTCATCCTTCCTGTCCTATATAGATGGCAAGCCGCATTTGTTGCGCAGGCTGCATGAGTTTGCCGGACATGAACTCAGCCTTGCGCAGGATCAGATGCTCCTGCTCGGACGGAAGACTGCGGAAGAGAAGGTTGCCGCGTTCCTTGTCAGTCTGCAGGCACGGTACGCAAGGCTCGGTCCGATGTCCGTTACCGTTCCTTTGCCGATGGGGCGACAGGACATTGCCGACTATCTCGGGCTGACCATCGAGACAGTCAGCCGGACTCTCACCAAGCTGGCCCGGGAGAAGACCATCCTGTTAGTCCCCGATGGCGTCCGGCTGCTCAGCAGCGAGCGACTCGACGAACTCACTGCGGCCTGA
- a CDS encoding acyl-CoA dehydrogenase family protein, translated as MDFELSKEQREIQGRAGAFVEEVCRPLEATWGVSDYEVPHDVFMNVVRKFREYGFRGLAVPKEAGGQGLGTVAKCLVYEEIVKSPVMHGLLATWSGFLDPHPALHDAPEWQKETYLYPILKEDKFYHINISEPGAGSDAAGIATTAVRDGDTYIINGIKRWAPPPNHPGITPKYLLCYAVTDASKGYEGISLFLVDYPNPGVKVLREYETMAPGTYLGRSCDYEYKNCVVPAKNLLGHEGMGFRYMMDQLNRNRTVIGARLGGTARWAQAQAVKRAKERITFGEPLAERQAVQWMLAESEMDVEQIRLMAYKTAWMLDKGLDARKEAAMVKCFAPVAACRVIDRAIQIHGGLGVLKENRFGQLYFQSRIAQIAEGSTEVMKMTIAREALRSYA; from the coding sequence ATGGACTTCGAGCTATCAAAGGAACAACGGGAAATTCAGGGCCGCGCGGGCGCCTTCGTCGAGGAGGTTTGTCGGCCACTGGAAGCGACCTGGGGTGTCAGTGACTACGAGGTCCCTCACGATGTCTTCATGAACGTGGTCCGGAAATTCCGTGAGTACGGATTTCGCGGACTGGCCGTTCCCAAGGAAGCCGGCGGTCAAGGACTGGGCACGGTCGCCAAATGTCTGGTCTACGAAGAAATCGTCAAATCGCCGGTTATGCATGGCCTTCTGGCGACATGGTCCGGATTTCTCGATCCGCATCCCGCGCTTCATGATGCACCGGAATGGCAAAAAGAGACCTATCTCTATCCCATCCTGAAGGAAGACAAATTCTACCACATCAATATATCGGAGCCAGGAGCCGGCTCCGATGCCGCCGGAATCGCCACGACCGCCGTGCGGGATGGCGACACCTACATTATCAATGGCATCAAGCGCTGGGCGCCGCCGCCCAACCATCCCGGCATTACCCCGAAGTATCTGCTTTGTTACGCCGTCACCGACGCATCAAAAGGCTACGAGGGAATCAGCCTGTTCCTCGTGGACTATCCAAATCCGGGTGTGAAGGTTCTGCGCGAATACGAAACAATGGCGCCCGGCACCTATCTCGGACGCAGTTGCGATTACGAATACAAAAATTGCGTTGTCCCGGCGAAGAACCTGCTGGGTCATGAAGGCATGGGCTTTCGCTATATGATGGACCAGCTGAACCGAAACCGGACAGTGATTGGCGCACGGCTGGGCGGAACGGCGCGATGGGCGCAGGCACAGGCAGTGAAGCGAGCGAAAGAGCGTATCACCTTCGGCGAACCATTAGCCGAACGTCAAGCTGTACAGTGGATGCTTGCAGAGTCCGAGATGGACGTCGAGCAGATTCGCTTGATGGCCTACAAGACGGCTTGGATGCTTGATAAAGGCTTGGACGCCCGCAAGGAAGCCGCGATGGTGAAATGTTTCGCGCCAGTCGCAGCTTGCCGCGTGATCGATCGGGCTATCCAGATTCACGGCGGTCTGGGTGTGTTGAAGGAAAACCGCTTTGGCCAGCTCTATTTCCAGTCGCGCATCGCCCAGATTGCCGAGGGCTCGACGGAGGTCATGAAAATGACCATTGCCCGCGAAGCATTGCGATCTTACGCATAA
- the hyi gene encoding hydroxypyruvate isomerase — protein sequence MPKFAANLTMLFNELPFLDRFAAAKAAGFSGVEYLFPYDFEKGVLGERLQQHGLTQVLHNLPAGNWSAGERGIAIFSDRIDEFRDGVHRAVEYAKALDCRQVNCLAGIAPAGADPLELRNVLVENLRYASDALAKQHIKLLIEPINTRDIPGFFLTETEQANQIISEVGSENLFIQYDIYHMQIMEGDLASTMKKHLDRIAHIQVADNPGRGEPGTGEINCPFLFRTLDEIGYRGWIGCEYKPKTTTIEGLGWYAPHTVDA from the coding sequence GTGCCGAAATTCGCTGCCAACCTGACGATGCTATTCAACGAGTTGCCGTTTCTCGATCGCTTCGCGGCAGCCAAGGCCGCAGGCTTCAGCGGGGTCGAGTATCTGTTCCCCTACGACTTTGAAAAAGGCGTGCTTGGCGAGCGTTTGCAGCAGCATGGACTGACTCAAGTCCTGCACAATCTGCCCGCCGGCAACTGGAGCGCAGGCGAGCGGGGCATCGCGATTTTTTCAGATCGCATCGATGAATTTCGCGACGGCGTTCATCGCGCCGTCGAGTATGCGAAGGCGCTGGACTGCCGTCAGGTCAATTGCCTTGCCGGGATTGCGCCGGCAGGTGCCGATCCCTTAGAGCTTCGTAACGTTCTGGTCGAAAATCTCCGCTATGCGTCGGATGCCCTCGCCAAACAGCACATCAAGCTGCTGATCGAGCCGATCAACACCCGCGATATTCCGGGTTTCTTCCTCACCGAAACCGAACAGGCCAATCAGATTATTTCCGAAGTTGGCTCCGAAAACCTCTTCATTCAGTATGACATCTATCACATGCAGATCATGGAGGGCGATCTCGCTTCCACCATGAAAAAGCATCTCGACCGCATCGCACACATCCAAGTGGCCGACAATCCGGGTCGGGGCGAGCCCGGTACCGGCGAAATCAACTGTCCCTTTCTCTTTCGCACCCTCGACGAGATCGGCTATCGTGGCTGGATCGGCTGCGAATACAAGCCGAAGACCACCACCATCGAAGGTCTCGGCTGGTACGCGCCGCATACGGTCGACGCGTAA